From Halalkalicoccus sp. CG83, one genomic window encodes:
- a CDS encoding cytochrome b/b6 domain-containing protein, which translates to MTNLDHGKFSRVTTMFHSLLALTVFVLFFTGYSVAFNSELWWLVELMGGNQGVLAIHRIAGFALILLTSFWVLYMLLRMGGSASFAAVLPNPDDIAAFVQDVKFAFGMADERHPNARQFAGYSAEEIPMLSYIGKGVVAIFTVELLLLMISGLLIWQKTMLIDFYNSQSVVIAFVGFHGLLGVIMMMGVMFHTFEHTAHPAFYPVEMKAFLPKKDTPEYHGDEETSSVTGIEQLRLKSSWGWATNLLGALVIIGVVSVLIASMDYGGYPIPETLVFGEGSVLRTIGVNIGILVLFIGLFLSMYGNVLRARYMRQRREGRSRSATVTDGGERSEGSRSSSDRWSDGGEPSGARRTSEDEGSDSSGSERADD; encoded by the coding sequence GTGACCAACCTCGACCACGGCAAGTTCTCCCGCGTCACCACGATGTTCCACTCGCTGCTGGCGCTGACGGTGTTCGTCCTGTTCTTCACGGGCTACTCCGTCGCCTTCAACAGCGAGCTCTGGTGGCTCGTCGAGCTCATGGGCGGCAACCAGGGGGTGCTCGCGATTCACCGGATCGCCGGCTTCGCGCTCATCCTGCTGACAAGCTTCTGGGTGCTGTATATGCTGCTCCGGATGGGCGGCTCGGCGAGCTTCGCGGCGGTGTTGCCCAACCCGGACGACATCGCCGCCTTCGTTCAGGACGTGAAGTTCGCGTTCGGGATGGCCGACGAGCGCCACCCAAACGCACGCCAGTTCGCGGGCTACTCCGCCGAGGAGATCCCGATGCTCTCGTACATCGGGAAGGGCGTCGTCGCCATCTTCACCGTCGAGCTGTTGCTGTTGATGATATCGGGGCTGTTGATCTGGCAGAAGACGATGCTGATCGACTTCTACAACTCCCAGTCGGTCGTCATCGCGTTCGTCGGCTTCCACGGGCTGCTCGGCGTCATCATGATGATGGGGGTGATGTTCCACACGTTCGAACACACTGCCCATCCCGCGTTCTACCCCGTCGAGATGAAGGCGTTCCTCCCGAAGAAGGACACCCCCGAGTACCACGGCGACGAGGAGACGTCCTCCGTGACGGGCATCGAGCAGCTCCGTCTCAAATCGAGCTGGGGCTGGGCGACGAACCTGCTCGGCGCGCTCGTGATCATCGGCGTCGTGAGCGTCCTGATCGCCAGCATGGACTACGGCGGTTATCCGATCCCGGAGACGCTCGTCTTCGGCGAAGGGAGCGTGCTTCGTACCATCGGCGTGAACATCGGGATCCTCGTGCTGTTCATCGGGCTGTTCCTCTCGATGTACGGTAACGTTCTCCGGGCGCGCTACATGCGCCAGCGCCGCGAGGGGCGGAGCCGGAGCGCCACCGTGACCGACGGCGGTGAGCGAAGCGAGGGGTCGCGATCCTCGTCGGACCGATGGTCCGACGGCGGTGAGCCGAGCGGTGCGAGGCGAACGTCGGAAGACGAGGGGAGCGATTCATCCGGAAGCGAGCGGGCCGACGACTGA
- a CDS encoding DUF4112 domain-containing protein translates to MASNDGGDDWEEDAGTDWDDDETGELDWNGDETGEFDWSLEDVPLSGDVEATLERIEWLGDALDDAVPVPGTDYRIGLDPILGIVPVGGDAIATLISLYIIGEAARVGVSKSKLALMVGLVAVDAVVGSIPVIGTVFDAAWKANKWNVEMLKRELDA, encoded by the coding sequence ATGGCGAGCAATGATGGAGGAGACGATTGGGAGGAGGATGCGGGAACCGACTGGGACGACGACGAGACCGGGGAACTCGACTGGAACGGCGACGAGACCGGGGAGTTCGACTGGAGCCTCGAGGACGTCCCCCTCTCCGGAGACGTCGAGGCGACGCTCGAGCGCATCGAGTGGCTGGGCGACGCGCTCGACGACGCGGTGCCGGTGCCGGGGACGGACTACCGTATCGGTCTCGACCCCATTCTCGGGATCGTCCCCGTGGGTGGGGACGCCATCGCGACGCTGATCTCGCTCTACATCATCGGAGAGGCGGCACGGGTGGGAGTATCGAAATCGAAGCTCGCACTCATGGTCGGCCTGGTCGCCGTCGACGCCGTCGTCGGATCGATCCCCGTGATCGGGACGGTGTTCGACGCGGCGTGGAAGGCGAACAAGTGGAACGTCGAAATGCTCAAGCGGGAGCTCGACGCGTAA